The genomic region CGGGAATCGCACCGACGATCTTGCGCCACCGGCGTACGGCGGCCATGGCCTCGGGGTTCCGGCCGACGACGTAGCCCAGGAGGATGTCGCCGTGACCGGTGAGCTGCTTGGTGCCGCTGGCCACCGCGAAGTCGGCGCCGAGCTCCAGAGGGCGCTGGCCGAGCGGCGTCGCCAGGGTGTTGTCGACGGCCACCAGGGCGCCACGCGCGTGCGCCGCCTTTGCGAGCCGCCTGATGTCGCACACGTCGAGGCCGGGGTTCGACGGAGTCTCGATCCACAGCAGCTTCGCGCCGTCGAGGACGCCGAGCTGGGCGTCACCGCCGGTAGGCGCGGTGCGCACCTCGATGCCGTACGCCTCCAGCTGGGCGCGCACCAGGGGCAGTGCCTGGTAGCCGTCGTCGGGCAGGACGCACACGTCTCCGGCGCGCAGCTGGGAGAAGAGCACCGCCGAGATCGCGGCCATACCGGAGGCGAACACGAGCGTCTCGACGCCGTCCTGGCCGGGTGCTTCCAGCTCGCCGACGGCGCGTTCCAGCAGCGTCCAGGTCGGGTTCTCGTCGCGGCCGTAGGCGTAGGGGCCGGTGGGCTCGCCCGGCAGGTGGTAGTGGGCGGCGAAGACCGGTCCGGGCAGGGTCGGCTCGTACTTGGCCGGCTCGGGCAGCCCGGCCCGCACCGCGCGCGTGCCGTCACCGGCGCCGGCGGTCACCTGGTCCAGGTCGCGCGCCACTCGGCCCGTGGCATCCGCCCGCCCGGCGTCGCCTGCCACCCGATGCGCGTCACCCGTCGCGGAATCGCTCATGCAGCCTGTCCCTCCACGTCCTCACGTACCGCGGCGAGCAGACCGGCGCTCGCCGCCTCCACCATCTCAAGGCACTCCTCGAAGCCCTCGGCTCCCCCGTAGTAGGGGTCCGGTACGTCGAGGTCATCGCCTGCGGCGGGGTCGTACGAACGCAGCAGACGCACCTTCTGCGCGTCCTGTTCCGTGGGCGCGAGGCGGCGCAGCGCCCTGAGGTGGCCGGAGTCGAGGGCGACGACCAGGTCGAGGCGGGAGAACCACGACGGCTGGAACTGCCGGGCCGTGTGGCCGCCGGCGTAGCCGTTCTCCTCCAGGACGGCCACCGTGCGCGGGTCGGCGCCGTCGCCCTCGTGCCAGCCGCCCGTGCCGGCACTGTCGACCTCCACCAGGCCGTCGAGACCGGCCTCCGCCACGCGCGCGCGGAAGACGATCTCGGCCATCGGGGAACGGCAGATGTTGCCCGTGCAGACGAAGCAGACGCGGTACGTCATGCGCGCTCAGTCCTTGTCGGGCAGGACGACGTGCAGCGCCCAGGAGACGACGGAGATGATCAGGCCGCCCAGGACGGCCGTCCAGAAGCCCTCGACGTGGAAGCTGAGATCGAGCTGGTCGGCCAGCCACGAGGTGAGCAGCAGCATCAGCGCGTTGACGACCAGGGTGAACAGGCCGAGCGTCAGAATCAGCAGCGGGAGGCTGAGGAGCTTGACGACCGGCTTGACCAGGAAGTTCACCAGGCCGAAGATCAGCGCGACGATTATCAGGGTGCCGGCCTTCTTGCCCGTGCTGTCACCGGTCAGGGTGATCTTGTCGAGCAGCCATACGGCGACCGCCAGGGCACCCGCGTTGGCGATCGTCTTGACTACGAAATTCATCATGTGTCTGATCGTGGCAGACCTGATCGGACATGGGGACACGAGGCAGGGGCGGACAAGACGATGAAGGCATTCCGGCTGGACGAACTGGAGGCGGAGCGCGCCGCCAACGAGGGCGCCTACCTGCAGTTTCTGCGGGAGCAGAACATGTCGGTCGGCCTGTACGCCCTCGATGCGGGCGACCAGGATCCACAGAAGCCGCACAATCAGGACGAGGTCTACTTCGTTGTGAGCGGCCGTGCCGCGATCACCGTCGGACTGGAGACGACGCAGGTGGCGCGCGGGAGCGTGATCTACGTCCCGGCCGGTGTCGCGCACAAGTTCCACCACATCACCGAGGACCTGAGGGTGCTGGTGGTCTTCTCTCCGCCCGAGAGCTGACGAGCCGCCTCAGGGTTCCCTAGGGGATCGGTCAGGGGAGGACAAGGGATGCGAGGCACCCGCAGGGCCCCCTCCCGGACCTAGCATCGAGTGCAGGACATCAGGATCCGAAGAGAGCGACAGGACCCGGCACTCGAACGGGTGGAGAGGTAAGGACGAGGGCGATGCGAGAGATCTTCACGGGACTGCCGTGGTGGGTGAAGTGGATCGCGGTGCCGGTCATCGCCCTGGTCGTGTTCGGCGGGCTGATCGCCAGCGTGGTCGGTTTCGTCATCGGACTGCTCTTCAAGGTGCTGGTCTTCGTGGCCCTGGTGGGCGGACTGATCTACGTCGTACGGAAGTTCACGGCGAGCTCCTCGTCGCGCAGCGACTGGTGAGACCGGTGGGAAACCGGTGGGGGTAGCGGGAAACACCGGGAGCCGCCGGTTCGCTCGGCCGGGGGAAGTTTCCGTTCCGGGCCGTCTGCGTGCGGTGGCAGACGAATAGAGTCCGGAACTCGACGCGGGGACATCCCCGCGAGCGGCGTACACCCCCACCCGTGTCCATCGGCACGGTCTGCCCCCTCGCGCTTCGGGAGTGACCCTTGGCCCCGGCTGACACCGCACCTGTCCACCTGCACACCGTCCCCGCGCAACCGCGTTCGACGCCCTGCTCCGAGCAACCGCCTCCCGCCACGCCGCCCCCTCCGGCGACCCTCATCGGGTCCGTGCAGCGCGCGATGCGCCTGCTGGAGACCGTCGCCGCGCACGAGTACGGCGCCCCCGCCAAGCAACTGGCCCGGGAGACCGGGCTGGCCCTGCCCACGACCTACCACCTGCTGCGCACGCTCGTGCACGAGGGCTATCTGAGCCGGGACAAGGGCCTGTTCTTTCTCGGTGACGCCGCCGAGCGGCTGAGCAGCAGCGGGGCACGGCAGAAACGTCGCAGCACGATCGTCGACGCACTCGCGCACTGGCGGGACGTGCTCGGCGTCCCCGTGTACTACGCGGTGTACCGCGAGGGCGAGATCGAGGTCATGTGCGTCTCCGACACCCCGGGCAATCCCGCGGTCGAGGAGTGGGCCGACTTCCGGGAGACCGGGCACGCGCACGCCATCGGGCAGTGCCTGCTGTCCCAACTGGACGAGGAGGCCCGCCGGGACCACCTCGACCGCTATCCCGTGCAGGCCCTCACGCCGTACACCGTGCGGGACAACCACAGCCTGCTGCGCCGCCTGGAACGGGTGCGGCGGATGGAACCGGTGATCGAGCGTCAGGAGTACGCCCTGGGCGCCGTCTGCGCGGCGATCCCGCTCACCCTCGGCACCACGGCCGCCACGATGGCCATCTCCCTGCCCGCCCACCAGGAGCACCGGCTGCTCCCGGCGGCCCGGCAGTTGCAGAGCGAGGTCGGGAGTCTGCTCGGGTCGCTCGCGCTCTCTATCAGTATGTGAAAACTCACTCCTTGTGATCTGCTGTGTACGTTCAGCAAGATTCCACCAAGTGTCAGAGGTTCGTTCCCGGCCAGTCCACGGCGAATGACGGGGTTAGCGATGCGCGAGTCCGTACAGGCAGAGGTCATGATGAGCTTTCTCGTGTCCGAGGAGCTCTCCTTCCGCATTCCGGTGGAGCTGCGCTATGAGACCAGTGATCCCTATGCCGTCAGGCTGACCTTCCACCTGCCCGGTGATGCCCCGGTGACGTGGGCTTTCGGCCGGGAGTTGCTGATCGACGGGGTCGGCCGGCCGTGCGGGGAGGGCGATGTGCGGGTCACGCCCGTCGACCCGGACTCGCTGGGCGAGGTGCTGATCCGGCTTCAGGTGGGCAGTGACCAGGCGCTGTTCCGGTCGTCGACGGCACCGCTGGTCGCCTTCCTCGATCGCACCGACAAGTTGGTGCCGCTGGGCCAGGAGGGGTCGCTCGCCGACTTCGACGCCCATCTCGACGAGGCCCTGGACCGCATCCTCGCGGAACAAGGCGCCGGCTGAGGCATCCGTCGGGCGGCACGGTGGAGTAACGCTTCACCGGATGCCGCCGAGCTGTGCAGGAACGCTTCTCTGTGCGGCGGGGGCTTCGGAGTTCGAGAGGCGTCAGCGCTTGCGGCGCCGGCCCCTCCCCCCGCGTGCCGGGGCCGCGACCGCCTCCGCGGCCGGCTGCGCTCCCGAGCGGTCCGCCGAGACCACCAGTGCCGCCAGCGCCGTGGTGACCGGCACCGAGGCGACCAGGCCGATCGAACCGACCAGCGTGCGCACGATCTCCTCCGCGACCAGCTCGCTGTTGGCGACCGTCCCGACACCGCTCTGCGCGATGGAGAACAGCAGGAGCAGCGGCAGCGCGGCACCCGCGTACGCGAGGACGAGCGTGTTGACGACCGAGGCGATGTGGTCGCGGCCGATCCGGATCCCCGCGCGGTACAGGCCCCGCCAGCCCATGGACGGGTTGGCCTCGTGCAGCTCCCACACCGCCGACGTCTGTGTGACCGTCACGTCGTCGAGCACGCCGAGCGATCCGATGATGACGCCGGCGAGCAGCAGACCACTCATGTCGATCGTCGGGTAGAGCCCGTGGATCAGACCGGTGTTGTCGTCGGTGTTGCCGGTGAGCGCGGCCCAGTCGATGAACAGCGAGCCGAGAACGCCGATCAGCAGCAGC from Streptomyces chartreusis NRRL 3882 harbors:
- a CDS encoding IclR family transcriptional regulator; this encodes MQRAMRLLETVAAHEYGAPAKQLARETGLALPTTYHLLRTLVHEGYLSRDKGLFFLGDAAERLSSSGARQKRRSTIVDALAHWRDVLGVPVYYAVYREGEIEVMCVSDTPGNPAVEEWADFRETGHAHAIGQCLLSQLDEEARRDHLDRYPVQALTPYTVRDNHSLLRRLERVRRMEPVIERQEYALGAVCAAIPLTLGTTAATMAISLPAHQEHRLLPAARQLQSEVGSLLGSLALSISM
- a CDS encoding cystathionine gamma-lyase, with amino-acid sequence MSDSATGDAHRVAGDAGRADATGRVARDLDQVTAGAGDGTRAVRAGLPEPAKYEPTLPGPVFAAHYHLPGEPTGPYAYGRDENPTWTLLERAVGELEAPGQDGVETLVFASGMAAISAVLFSQLRAGDVCVLPDDGYQALPLVRAQLEAYGIEVRTAPTGGDAQLGVLDGAKLLWIETPSNPGLDVCDIRRLAKAAHARGALVAVDNTLATPLGQRPLELGADFAVASGTKQLTGHGDILLGYVVGRNPEAMAAVRRWRKIVGAIPGPMEAWLAHRSIATLQMRVDRQSATALAVAEALRERPEVTGLRYPGLPDDPAHKIAARQMRRYGCVVSFSLPTRARAERFLDALRLVDDATSFGGVRSTAERRGRWGGDAVPEGFIRLSVGAEDPEDLVADVLRALDASAA
- a CDS encoding low molecular weight protein-tyrosine-phosphatase, which encodes MTYRVCFVCTGNICRSPMAEIVFRARVAEAGLDGLVEVDSAGTGGWHEGDGADPRTVAVLEENGYAGGHTARQFQPSWFSRLDLVVALDSGHLRALRRLAPTEQDAQKVRLLRSYDPAAGDDLDVPDPYYGGAEGFEECLEMVEAASAGLLAAVREDVEGQAA
- a CDS encoding SsgA family sporulation/cell division regulator — its product is MRESVQAEVMMSFLVSEELSFRIPVELRYETSDPYAVRLTFHLPGDAPVTWAFGRELLIDGVGRPCGEGDVRVTPVDPDSLGEVLIRLQVGSDQALFRSSTAPLVAFLDRTDKLVPLGQEGSLADFDAHLDEALDRILAEQGAG
- a CDS encoding DUF5326 family protein: MREIFTGLPWWVKWIAVPVIALVVFGGLIASVVGFVIGLLFKVLVFVALVGGLIYVVRKFTASSSSRSDW
- a CDS encoding cupin domain-containing protein — its product is MKAFRLDELEAERAANEGAYLQFLREQNMSVGLYALDAGDQDPQKPHNQDEVYFVVSGRAAITVGLETTQVARGSVIYVPAGVAHKFHHITEDLRVLVVFSPPES
- a CDS encoding phage holin family protein, which translates into the protein MMNFVVKTIANAGALAVAVWLLDKITLTGDSTGKKAGTLIIVALIFGLVNFLVKPVVKLLSLPLLILTLGLFTLVVNALMLLLTSWLADQLDLSFHVEGFWTAVLGGLIISVVSWALHVVLPDKD